The following proteins are encoded in a genomic region of Phycisphaera sp.:
- a CDS encoding response regulator, producing the protein MDDAGATNLPTVLIADDEHHIRFMLEWKLKSDDVHILTAADGRTALSLAQKHKPALIISDYQMPYMDGIGLVKSLAQDPETADIPVILLTALEHRISREDLVETSVEHILRKPFRPSELLELAADYLKAYRERRSEAA; encoded by the coding sequence GTGGACGACGCTGGTGCGACAAATCTACCGACCGTGCTGATCGCCGACGATGAGCACCACATCCGGTTCATGCTGGAGTGGAAGCTCAAGTCCGACGACGTGCACATCCTGACCGCCGCCGACGGGCGCACGGCCCTGTCACTCGCGCAGAAGCACAAACCAGCCCTGATCATCAGCGACTACCAGATGCCTTATATGGATGGCATCGGCCTGGTCAAGAGCCTGGCCCAGGATCCCGAGACCGCCGACATCCCAGTGATCCTCCTGACCGCCCTCGAGCACCGCATCAGCCGGGAAGACCTCGTCGAGACGAGCGTTGAGCACATCCTGCGCAAGCCGTTCCGGCCTTCGGAGTTGCTGGAACTCGCAGCCGACTATCTGAAGGCCTATCGCGAACGCCGGAGCGAAGCGGCATGA
- a CDS encoding prepilin-type N-terminal cleavage/methylation domain-containing protein translates to MTRARCTPAIDRCGSGRIGFTLIELVVVLVIIGTIAGLALPAYGSAVARYRLQSAVHQLTIDLDRAAVHARATMTAVTVTFDPVTHNVTFTNLPSRKDAAVDHVLDLQEHPLGATIVSANFSGFEDYTISAYGLPSRGGTVVLGGAGTTRTLDINGSTGAASLLP, encoded by the coding sequence ATGACACGGGCACGCTGTACACCAGCTATTGATCGGTGCGGTTCGGGACGAATCGGCTTCACGCTCATCGAGCTGGTCGTCGTCCTGGTCATCATCGGAACGATCGCGGGCCTCGCGCTGCCGGCATACGGCAGCGCGGTGGCCCGGTATCGCTTGCAGTCGGCTGTCCACCAGCTCACCATCGACTTGGACCGTGCCGCCGTGCATGCCCGTGCCACCATGACGGCGGTCACGGTGACCTTCGATCCTGTAACCCACAATGTGACGTTCACGAATCTCCCGTCGCGCAAAGACGCGGCTGTCGATCACGTGCTCGATCTGCAAGAGCATCCCCTCGGGGCCACCATCGTTTCGGCCAACTTCTCGGGCTTCGAGGACTACACCATCTCGGCGTACGGGCTGCCGAGCCGGGGCGGCACCGTCGTGCTGGGCGGGGCGGGTACGACGCGCACGCTGGACATCAATGGCTCCACCGGAGCCGCGAGCTTGTTGCCATGA
- a CDS encoding HD domain-containing protein codes for MSERAGEVDGLVNVSWSSLHGFSVNEKCPAWLAKLLVSSEAQDHMERIANAGPGETQNGQLVPGVRVVAFSQGSDPTSRRECDVVLAISPEAFVRAGVPICTSTERAEATSPVSAVEVLRLATLGQWAWTREQEVIQGRDELIGTFSEQLSESYEHISLLLFVGRFMNHVTNPLTVVRTVVQEVRRTMKYGWLAMVMLEDRGAAQSIAGSTTVIGELPFAQSALERACDEYSKAHPSDAWTRVVDSSDQIMGPLIDVEMLIEPITHRGRTVGMVLCGNKAGRKSAIDSVDIQILDAVADLLGVFHDNLRRHEDQVAMFLGTVGSLTAAIDAKDAYTRGHSERVAWGARELARAIGLDEEAAERAHLAGLLHDIGKIGVPESVLTKKGRLTEDEFDMIKRHPRIGFDILRGIPSLEDVLPGVLHHHERWDGKGYPTGATGEEISLFGRILAVADVFDALSSDRAYRKALPREEVLAEIRRSTGTHFDPRMARAFLELDFSEFDRLLRLGGGDGDGTAAQRPAA; via the coding sequence ATGAGCGAGCGTGCGGGTGAGGTCGATGGCCTGGTGAACGTGAGTTGGTCATCGTTGCACGGGTTTTCCGTCAACGAGAAGTGCCCGGCGTGGCTCGCGAAGTTGCTGGTCAGCTCCGAAGCCCAGGATCACATGGAACGCATCGCCAATGCGGGCCCGGGTGAGACCCAGAACGGCCAACTCGTTCCCGGGGTGCGGGTGGTGGCCTTCAGCCAGGGGAGCGACCCGACCTCTCGCCGCGAGTGCGACGTCGTGCTCGCGATAAGCCCCGAGGCATTCGTTCGCGCGGGCGTGCCGATCTGCACGAGCACGGAGCGCGCCGAAGCGACCTCCCCGGTATCAGCCGTCGAGGTCTTGCGTCTGGCCACGCTCGGGCAGTGGGCGTGGACGCGCGAGCAAGAGGTCATCCAAGGTCGGGACGAACTGATCGGCACGTTCAGCGAGCAGCTCTCCGAGTCGTACGAGCACATCAGCCTGCTGCTATTCGTGGGCCGATTCATGAACCACGTGACCAACCCGCTGACCGTGGTGCGCACGGTCGTGCAGGAAGTCCGCCGGACCATGAAGTACGGCTGGCTGGCGATGGTGATGCTCGAGGATCGTGGTGCCGCGCAGAGCATCGCCGGCTCGACCACGGTGATCGGCGAGCTGCCGTTCGCACAGTCTGCGCTCGAGCGGGCCTGCGATGAGTACTCCAAGGCGCATCCATCGGACGCCTGGACGCGCGTCGTCGATTCCAGCGACCAGATCATGGGCCCGCTGATCGACGTGGAGATGCTCATCGAGCCCATCACGCACCGTGGGCGCACCGTGGGCATGGTGCTGTGCGGCAATAAGGCTGGTCGCAAGAGCGCCATCGACAGTGTTGACATCCAGATCCTCGACGCCGTGGCCGACCTGCTGGGCGTGTTCCACGACAACCTCCGCCGCCACGAGGACCAGGTGGCCATGTTCCTGGGTACCGTCGGCTCGCTCACGGCGGCCATCGATGCCAAGGACGCGTACACGCGTGGTCATTCGGAGCGCGTCGCCTGGGGCGCGCGCGAGCTGGCGCGGGCGATCGGTCTCGACGAGGAAGCCGCCGAGCGAGCCCACCTGGCTGGCCTGCTGCACGACATCGGCAAGATCGGCGTGCCCGAGAGCGTGCTGACGAAGAAGGGCCGCCTGACCGAAGACGAGTTCGACATGATCAAGCGCCACCCGCGCATCGGTTTCGACATCCTGCGCGGCATCCCGAGCCTCGAAGACGTGTTGCCCGGCGTGCTGCACCACCACGAGCGGTGGGACGGCAAGGGCTACCCCACCGGGGCTACGGGCGAAGAGATCAGCCTGTTCGGGCGCATCCTGGCCGTCGCCGACGTGTTCGACGCGCTCAGCAGTGACCGTGCGTATCGCAAGGCCCTGCCGCGTGAAGAGGTGCTGGCCGAGATCCGGCGCAGCACGGGCACGCACTTCGACCCGCGCATGGCCCGGGCCTTCCTGGAGTTGGACTTCAGCGAGTTCGACCGCCTGCTCCGGCTCGGCGGCGGCGATGGCGATGGCACCGCAGCCCAGCGCCCCGCGGCCTGA
- a CDS encoding prepilin-type N-terminal cleavage/methylation domain-containing protein, with amino-acid sequence MSMPHQRRGLSLVELLVAMAMSATVLGGAVAAIGLSGRTFQSAANGIQSSGAIDALAHMSSDIQLSLLVTERTATATTFWVPDRTGDGAPEQIRYAWSGTPGDPITYSMNGSTPVEIIEGVDALSLEYLVASVQGQATFATPAPPAPIDESIFDRAYTGTGTTHALTTTSWVAAIIQPALPAGGSTFQVTRVQIPMAKGGGGNVTVSLHRVDMLTARPEATALASDTCPASHLPATMAAAEFDLTNTTTFSAGDYIAIVVSQGAGGSSAADIALEPSPQYLTDGWIATTDAVGVWSINATKDIPIVVYAEINPGS; translated from the coding sequence ATGAGCATGCCACACCAACGGCGCGGCTTATCGCTGGTCGAGTTACTCGTCGCGATGGCCATGTCGGCCACGGTGCTGGGCGGGGCCGTGGCCGCGATCGGCCTGAGCGGGCGCACGTTCCAATCGGCGGCCAATGGCATCCAGTCGTCCGGCGCCATCGACGCGCTCGCGCACATGTCATCCGATATCCAACTGTCCCTGTTGGTCACCGAGCGCACGGCCACCGCAACCACGTTCTGGGTACCCGATCGCACAGGCGACGGCGCGCCCGAACAAATCCGGTACGCGTGGTCGGGCACACCAGGCGATCCGATCACCTACTCCATGAACGGCTCGACGCCCGTCGAGATCATCGAAGGCGTCGATGCATTATCGCTTGAGTATCTCGTCGCCAGCGTGCAGGGACAGGCAACGTTCGCGACTCCCGCACCACCCGCACCAATTGACGAGAGCATCTTCGATCGCGCCTACACCGGCACCGGAACAACACACGCCCTGACCACGACCTCTTGGGTTGCGGCGATCATCCAACCCGCTCTCCCTGCCGGTGGAAGCACTTTCCAAGTAACGCGTGTGCAGATCCCGATGGCCAAGGGTGGCGGCGGCAACGTGACCGTATCGCTGCACCGTGTTGACATGCTCACGGCGAGACCCGAGGCCACGGCACTCGCAAGCGACACGTGCCCGGCGAGTCACCTGCCCGCAACGATGGCCGCAGCAGAATTCGATCTCACCAACACCACTACTTTTTCGGCTGGAGACTACATCGCGATCGTGGTGTCACAAGGGGCAGGCGGCTCCTCCGCCGCCGACATCGCGTTGGAGCCTTCGCCGCAATACCTCACCGATGGCTGGATCGCTACGACCGATGCGGTGGGCGTGTGGAGCATCAACGCAACAAAAGACATACCCATAGTGGTTTACGCCGAGATCAACCCGGGGAGCTGA